A genomic region of Caldicellulosiruptor acetigenus contains the following coding sequences:
- the lysA gene encoding diaminopimelate decarboxylase, whose product MQLRYNLEVSPKGNLSWEGIDLLDLIEMYGTPLYVMNETMIRENINRFKSSLQKYFGENGLIIYASKAFCTKAMCQIAKEEGIGLDVVSGGELYTALSVNFDPDKIFFHGNNKTYDELEMAVDRGVKIVLDNFDELEMLSLICKTKNKKADVLIRIKPGIEAHTHEFIRTGQIDSKFGVALENSEAFSMVQKVLQRQELSLVGLHCHIGSQIFETAPFKLAARVMLEFMLKIKNELGWQVDILDLGGGFGIKYTAHDEPPKIEKFIEAISEEVEEFCSLRGLKKPFVVLEPGRSIVGEAGITLYTIGSIKEIPNVRNYASVDGGMTDNPRYALYQARYDAYVVENPLGQRTKVYTIAGRCCESGDILIKDIKLPELKTGQHLAILATGAYNYSMSSNYNRFPRPAVVLLKNGQARVIVKRETYEDLVRNDVEI is encoded by the coding sequence ATGCAGCTAAGATACAATCTTGAAGTTTCACCAAAAGGTAATCTCTCATGGGAAGGAATTGACCTTCTTGACTTAATAGAGATGTATGGGACTCCTCTTTATGTTATGAATGAGACAATGATAAGAGAAAATATCAATAGATTCAAGTCTTCCCTGCAGAAATATTTTGGAGAAAATGGTCTTATAATTTATGCATCAAAAGCTTTTTGCACAAAGGCTATGTGCCAAATAGCAAAAGAAGAGGGAATAGGCCTTGACGTTGTGTCAGGTGGTGAACTTTACACTGCACTTTCTGTAAATTTTGACCCAGATAAGATATTCTTCCATGGAAACAACAAAACATATGATGAGCTTGAGATGGCAGTTGACAGAGGGGTAAAGATTGTACTTGATAATTTTGATGAGCTTGAGATGCTAAGTCTGATATGTAAAACAAAAAACAAAAAGGCAGATGTCTTGATTCGAATAAAACCCGGAATTGAAGCTCATACACATGAGTTTATCAGGACAGGGCAGATAGACTCAAAGTTTGGGGTTGCGCTTGAAAATAGCGAAGCATTCTCTATGGTTCAAAAAGTGCTGCAAAGACAAGAGCTGAGCTTAGTGGGGCTTCACTGTCATATAGGTTCGCAGATTTTCGAAACAGCTCCATTTAAGCTTGCTGCAAGGGTCATGCTTGAGTTTATGCTCAAGATTAAAAATGAACTTGGCTGGCAGGTAGATATATTAGATTTAGGTGGGGGATTTGGAATAAAGTACACTGCACATGATGAGCCACCTAAGATTGAAAAGTTTATAGAAGCAATTTCTGAAGAGGTAGAGGAATTTTGCAGCTTGAGAGGGCTAAAAAAACCGTTTGTTGTTTTAGAACCAGGTCGTTCAATTGTCGGTGAGGCAGGTATTACACTTTACACAATAGGCAGTATCAAAGAGATACCAAATGTCAGAAACTATGCATCTGTTGATGGTGGTATGACAGACAATCCACGTTATGCACTGTATCAAGCAAGATATGATGCATATGTTGTGGAAAATCCTCTGGGGCAGCGGACAAAAGTTTATACAATTGCAGGAAGATGCTGTGAGTCTGGTGATATACTCATAAAAGACATAAAGCTTCCAGAGCTTAAGACTGGTCAGCATCTTGCCATTTTGGCAACAGGGGCATATAATTATTCTATGTCAAGCAACTACAATAGGTTCCCAAGACCTGCAGTTGTACTCTTGAAAAATGGTCAAGCAAGAGTTATTGTAAAACGTGAAACATATGAAGACCTTGTGAGAAATGATGTGGAGATTTAA
- a CDS encoding HD domain-containing phosphohydrolase: protein MELRFKILVLTLIIAFLPTTVVAIYVMNNIIPQYEKITYDYFVNKQQQTLERITQKIFDDMSNIAKEYAIWNELYRAVLTKDEETINFYWTSWLSQKPYNFSLIIGFSKEGKIISYHSPFGDIKSSDSTKIFKIFKKVISTVYHSNDINLIPVERGFLKINDKVFAFVCSPVLDDKDLTKPVAGALFLARDIGEFVPLIQPYMVDRIYFVDKTNVSTEENLLKNHVELFDIEGYKIGTLVINYNERTLVNIKRHFEKLLIITFLFLVALTLLIAFLGGVYLTRKVIQLEDYAISLFSGINGDVTTPKPTVKKEGRFKNVELILEYFSNEIKSKISILKQQDKLLKELFEKEKRNFEGAIKLLISIIEMKDPYTKGHAERVMKYSKKIGEKLSSKGYKIDLFDLEIAAYLHDIGKIVIPESILNKPGKLTQEEYSIVKRHSLDGYNILSNIEYFDNIKEIILYHHENVDGSGYPLGIKGDKIPLESKIISVADVFDALTTDRPYRSAFSEEKALEIMKEDVGKKFDPEVFEAFLSVLKEEKILNSVEMKIDG, encoded by the coding sequence GTGGAGCTGAGATTTAAAATACTTGTTCTTACACTGATAATAGCGTTTTTACCAACAACTGTTGTCGCTATATATGTAATGAATAACATAATTCCGCAGTACGAAAAAATTACCTATGATTATTTTGTGAACAAACAACAACAAACATTAGAGAGGATAACTCAAAAGATTTTTGATGATATGTCAAACATAGCAAAAGAATATGCTATCTGGAATGAACTTTACAGAGCTGTTTTGACGAAGGATGAAGAGACAATCAACTTTTACTGGACAAGCTGGCTTTCTCAAAAACCTTACAATTTTTCTTTAATAATTGGTTTTTCGAAAGAGGGGAAGATTATATCGTATCACTCTCCATTTGGAGATATTAAAAGCTCTGATAGTACAAAAATATTCAAGATATTCAAAAAAGTAATAAGTACAGTTTATCATTCTAATGATATAAATTTAATACCTGTTGAAAGAGGTTTTCTTAAGATAAATGATAAGGTATTTGCATTTGTATGTTCGCCTGTTTTGGACGACAAAGATTTAACAAAACCTGTTGCTGGAGCACTTTTTCTGGCAAGGGATATTGGTGAGTTTGTGCCTTTGATACAGCCTTACATGGTGGATAGAATATATTTCGTGGATAAAACAAATGTATCTACCGAAGAAAACCTTCTTAAAAATCATGTTGAGCTATTTGATATTGAAGGCTATAAGATAGGAACACTTGTAATCAATTATAATGAAAGAACACTTGTGAATATAAAAAGACACTTTGAAAAACTGCTTATTATTACATTTTTGTTTCTCGTGGCTTTGACTTTACTTATTGCATTTTTAGGTGGAGTATATCTTACAAGAAAAGTTATTCAGCTTGAGGATTACGCTATTTCGCTATTTTCTGGAATAAACGGGGATGTAACCACTCCAAAACCAACCGTAAAGAAAGAGGGGAGGTTTAAAAATGTAGAGCTTATTTTGGAATATTTTTCAAACGAAATAAAAAGCAAGATTTCGATATTAAAGCAGCAGGATAAACTCTTGAAAGAACTATTTGAGAAAGAGAAGAGAAACTTTGAAGGAGCGATAAAGCTTTTAATTTCTATTATTGAAATGAAAGATCCTTACACTAAAGGACATGCAGAAAGGGTTATGAAATACAGCAAGAAAATTGGAGAAAAACTGTCTTCAAAGGGATATAAGATAGACCTGTTTGACTTAGAAATTGCCGCATATCTTCACGATATTGGCAAGATTGTAATTCCGGAAAGTATCTTAAACAAACCTGGCAAGCTCACGCAAGAAGAATATTCCATTGTCAAAAGACATTCATTGGATGGTTATAACATTCTTTCAAACATTGAATATTTTGATAATATAAAAGAGATTATTTTGTACCATCACGAGAATGTAGATGGAAGTGGCTATCCGCTGGGGATAAAAGGAGACAAAATTCCCCTTGAGTCAAAGATAATCTCTGTTGCAGATGTATTTGATGCTCTTACCACAGACAGACCTTACCGCAGTGCTTTTTCAGAGGAAAAGGCATTAGAGATTATGAAAGAAGATGTTGGCAAGAAGTTTGACCCTGAAGTTTTTGAGGCGTTTTTGAGTGTGCTTAAAGAGGAAAAAATCTTAAATTCGGTAGAGATGAAGATAGATGGATAA
- a CDS encoding site-2 protease family protein, which yields MMAVPSIITMLLRIPGLLFAISVHESAHGLVAYLQGDDLPKRQGRITLNPLPHIDLFGAIALILFGFGWAKPVVTDPTRYRNPKVGMGLTALAGPVANILSAIVFAIVLKYIDKYNLITNRYLQIMIQEAYLINVYLAIFNLLPIPPLDGSKILFIFAPNRYVEFYYRYEVVGQIILIACIFFAPFLLSYVLQPIAYFIFNFIDFIVMLFP from the coding sequence ATGATGGCTGTGCCAAGTATTATCACAATGCTTTTGAGAATTCCAGGGCTATTGTTTGCAATATCTGTGCATGAGTCAGCCCATGGGCTTGTTGCATATTTGCAGGGAGATGACCTGCCAAAAAGACAAGGGAGAATAACCTTAAACCCTCTTCCGCACATAGATTTGTTTGGTGCGATAGCGCTGATTCTTTTTGGATTTGGATGGGCAAAACCTGTTGTGACTGACCCAACAAGATACAGAAATCCAAAAGTAGGTATGGGGCTGACAGCCTTAGCAGGACCTGTTGCAAATATTCTTTCTGCAATTGTCTTTGCAATTGTGCTCAAATATATTGATAAGTACAATTTAATAACAAATAGATATCTTCAAATTATGATTCAAGAAGCTTATTTGATTAATGTTTATCTTGCAATATTCAATTTGTTGCCAATACCACCCTTAGATGGTTCAAAGATTCTGTTTATCTTTGCACCAAACAGATATGTTGAGTTTTATTATAGATATGAAGTGGTAGGGCAAATAATATTGATTGCCTGCATATTTTTTGCACCTTTTTTGCTTTCATACGTTTTGCAGCCAATAGCATATTTTATTTTCAATTTCATTGATTTTATTGTCATGTTATTTCCTTAA
- a CDS encoding AMP-binding protein produces MSLIEMTIPDYFDMIATKFADNPAVIYHHEKIYLTYSQFKKMVDDAAKGFMAIGIQKGEHVAVWATNRLEYLISIFALAKIGAVLVTVNTNYKIYELEYLLRQSDSSTLIFTEGFKDSNYLEIVKKLNPQLSACKKGELENPNLPYLKRLIFIGQGCHDGIYNWHEVIELGKNVSDEELIHRQKSLEPDEVINMQYTSGTTGFPKGVMLTHKNILNNANAIADCMKLTHKDKLCIPVPFFHCFGLVLGIGACVTKGATMVPLDHFNPLKVMETVHFEKCTGLHGVPTMFIAILQHPEFDKFDFSSLRTGIMAGAPCPIKVMREVVEKMNMKEITIAYGQTEASPVITQTRVDDPLEFRVSTVGKPLEGVEVKIVDIHTKKEVPNGVVGEICARGYNVMKGYYKMPEATKQAIDEDGWLHTGDLGYIDQNGYLRITGRLKDMIIRGGENIYPREIEEFLYAHPAVKDVQVVGVPDKVYGEEIAAFIILKDGYTATEDEIKEFVRTNLSRHKTPKYVVFVNEFPTTANGKVQKYKLREMAIEKFSLHDAANIETA; encoded by the coding sequence ATGTCTTTGATTGAAATGACAATTCCAGACTATTTTGATATGATAGCTACAAAGTTTGCTGACAATCCTGCTGTCATTTATCATCACGAAAAGATTTACCTTACATATTCCCAGTTTAAAAAAATGGTGGATGATGCAGCAAAAGGCTTTATGGCAATTGGAATTCAAAAAGGAGAACATGTAGCTGTATGGGCAACAAACAGACTTGAATATCTCATCTCTATTTTTGCCTTGGCCAAGATTGGAGCAGTGCTTGTTACTGTAAATACCAACTACAAGATATATGAGCTTGAATATCTTCTAAGGCAATCTGACAGTTCCACTTTAATATTCACAGAAGGATTTAAAGATTCAAACTACCTTGAGATTGTCAAAAAACTAAATCCCCAGCTTAGTGCGTGCAAAAAAGGAGAGCTTGAAAATCCAAATCTGCCTTATCTTAAAAGGCTAATTTTTATTGGGCAAGGCTGTCATGATGGAATATACAACTGGCACGAGGTAATTGAACTTGGTAAAAATGTTTCTGATGAGGAACTAATACACAGGCAAAAAAGCCTTGAGCCAGATGAGGTAATAAATATGCAGTACACCTCTGGTACCACCGGATTTCCAAAAGGTGTTATGCTTACACACAAAAATATTCTCAACAACGCAAACGCAATTGCAGATTGCATGAAACTTACACACAAGGACAAGCTGTGCATCCCCGTTCCGTTTTTCCATTGTTTTGGACTTGTTTTGGGTATAGGCGCATGTGTGACAAAAGGTGCCACCATGGTGCCGCTTGACCATTTCAATCCTCTTAAAGTTATGGAGACAGTTCACTTTGAAAAATGCACTGGTTTGCATGGTGTGCCCACAATGTTTATTGCAATCTTGCAGCATCCTGAATTTGATAAGTTCGATTTTTCTTCTCTTCGGACTGGTATAATGGCAGGAGCACCTTGTCCTATCAAGGTGATGAGAGAAGTTGTCGAAAAGATGAATATGAAAGAGATTACAATAGCATATGGTCAAACTGAGGCATCACCTGTGATAACTCAAACAAGAGTTGATGACCCTCTTGAGTTTAGGGTGTCCACAGTTGGAAAACCGCTTGAAGGTGTGGAGGTTAAAATTGTGGATATCCATACAAAAAAAGAGGTTCCAAACGGTGTTGTTGGGGAGATATGTGCAAGGGGATACAACGTTATGAAAGGATATTACAAGATGCCGGAGGCAACAAAACAAGCCATCGACGAAGATGGCTGGCTTCACACAGGTGATTTGGGATACATTGACCAAAACGGATATTTAAGAATTACTGGTAGGCTCAAAGATATGATAATAAGAGGTGGAGAAAACATCTATCCGCGCGAAATAGAAGAGTTTTTATATGCACATCCGGCAGTAAAAGATGTGCAGGTTGTAGGTGTGCCAGATAAGGTCTATGGTGAGGAGATAGCTGCGTTTATAATCCTCAAAGATGGGTACACTGCAACCGAAGATGAGATAAAAGAGTTTGTGAGGACTAACCTTTCGCGTCACAAGACACCCAAATACGTTGTGTTTGTCAACGAGTTTCCCACAACTGCAAACGGTAAGGTCCAAAAATATAAATTGAGAGAGATGGCCATAGAAAAGTTTAGTCTTCACGATGCGGCAAATATCGAAACAGCATAG
- the scpB gene encoding SMC-Scp complex subunit ScpB, which yields MVMEAAKIKSVVESILFLAAEPLDVQKLAKILGVEYQEVKNCVEQLKQEYLQQNRGFLITEQENGYVLVTNPENSGYIREYFDLEQKYVSLSQAAYEVLSIVALKGPITRQEIEKIRGVSSENVIKSLIEKGLIREAGRLDTIGKPAVYEVTSLFYTSLGIKDIDELKEKILKIQQEDTSN from the coding sequence ATGGTAATGGAGGCAGCAAAGATAAAATCGGTTGTTGAAAGTATACTCTTTTTGGCTGCAGAACCCTTGGATGTTCAAAAACTTGCAAAGATTTTAGGGGTAGAATATCAAGAGGTCAAAAATTGTGTCGAGCAGCTAAAACAGGAATATCTGCAACAAAACAGAGGATTTTTAATAACCGAACAGGAAAATGGATATGTTCTGGTTACCAATCCAGAAAATTCAGGATATATAAGAGAATACTTTGATTTGGAGCAAAAGTATGTATCACTTTCTCAGGCGGCGTATGAGGTGTTATCGATTGTTGCGTTAAAAGGTCCCATTACAAGACAGGAGATAGAAAAGATAAGAGGGGTCAGCAGCGAGAATGTCATAAAAAGCCTTATAGAAAAAGGGCTCATCAGAGAAGCTGGAAGACTGGATACAATTGGCAAGCCTGCTGTTTATGAGGTAACCTCACTTTTTTATACTTCTCTTGGCATTAAAGATATAGACGAACTCAAAGAAAAAATTTTAAAAATCCAGCAAGAGGATACATCAAATTGA
- the ytfJ gene encoding GerW family sporulation protein: MAHPIEMLMQTTMENLKQMIDVNTIVGDAVQSSAGAVIIPVSKVSFGFVAGGGDIKQDSNKMNKNDENIPLFAGGTGAGISVMPIAFLVVTQDQIRLLNVSANSSIERIIDIIPNIIEDIKEIIQRR; the protein is encoded by the coding sequence TTGGCACATCCAATTGAAATGCTTATGCAGACAACAATGGAAAACCTAAAACAGATGATTGATGTTAACACAATTGTGGGTGATGCTGTTCAAAGTTCGGCTGGAGCTGTTATAATTCCGGTCTCAAAAGTTTCGTTTGGATTTGTGGCAGGTGGGGGTGACATAAAACAGGACAGTAATAAGATGAATAAAAACGACGAAAATATTCCGCTTTTTGCAGGCGGCACTGGTGCTGGAATCTCTGTTATGCCAATTGCGTTTTTAGTTGTAACACAGGACCAGATAAGGCTTTTAAATGTTTCAGCAAACAGTAGCATCGAGAGAATAATTGATATCATTCCAAACATAATTGAAGATATCAAGGAAATTATTCAGAGAAGATGA
- a CDS encoding segregation and condensation protein A: MNFEVKLPNFEGPLDLLLYLIKKEKINIYDIPISEITSQYLAYLNHLDTINVDSVSEFMVMAATLLEIKSRMLLPKAQQEQDPRQELVERLREYQKYKQIANYLKENYPYKECYRKTNQDYLLLKENKKEVIIQLDIKKLYRAYLVAVQKNEDFSKESVQKLQEITRRQPISILKVVKQVFEYIKQKGVLYFSNLIKGISKEEIIYRFLAILELCKLGHIFAHQDKVFDDIKILKR; encoded by the coding sequence ATGAACTTTGAGGTTAAACTTCCCAACTTTGAAGGACCACTTGACCTGTTGCTTTACCTCATAAAAAAAGAGAAGATAAACATATATGATATTCCAATATCCGAGATTACAAGCCAGTATCTGGCATATCTAAACCATTTAGATACAATCAATGTGGATTCTGTTTCTGAGTTCATGGTAATGGCAGCAACACTTTTAGAGATAAAATCAAGGATGCTTTTGCCAAAAGCTCAACAAGAGCAAGACCCACGTCAAGAACTTGTAGAAAGGCTCAGAGAATATCAAAAATACAAACAGATAGCCAACTATTTAAAAGAAAATTACCCTTACAAGGAATGCTATAGAAAGACAAACCAGGACTATCTGCTTTTAAAGGAAAACAAAAAAGAGGTTATAATACAGCTTGATATTAAAAAACTTTACAGAGCATATTTGGTTGCTGTCCAGAAAAACGAGGATTTTTCAAAAGAGAGCGTTCAAAAACTTCAGGAGATTACCAGAAGGCAGCCTATATCTATTTTGAAGGTTGTGAAACAGGTATTTGAGTATATTAAACAAAAAGGGGTTTTGTATTTTAGCAACCTCATTAAAGGGATTTCAAAGGAAGAAATTATCTACAGATTTTTGGCTATTTTGGAACTTTGCAAGCTTGGTCATATCTTTGCTCATCAGGATAAAGTGTTTGACGATATAAAGATTTTAAAGAGGTAA
- a CDS encoding M23 family metallopeptidase, translating to MRKKKIAEKSSKVPIIKAILVFLILLFVLALKFKYIHIKNFPFEKAKVFFQRDEKIYSELVKWVEDFLQPLSFSNPTSKDSLLKKQSSTSYIYPADGQIQTSDDGGTFIIVKEKTNILSPCDGKVAEIIKKGETFDVVIQQGSRILYRIENINVLNVQKGEVLKKGEIIGYKLPFDLVGKDFIYFKREEIM from the coding sequence ATGAGAAAAAAGAAAATAGCAGAGAAGAGTTCAAAAGTGCCAATAATAAAAGCGATACTGGTGTTTCTTATTTTACTTTTTGTCCTGGCACTAAAGTTCAAATATATTCATATTAAAAATTTTCCATTTGAAAAAGCCAAAGTTTTTTTTCAGCGTGATGAAAAGATTTATTCAGAGCTGGTCAAATGGGTAGAAGATTTTTTGCAGCCTTTATCTTTCTCAAATCCGACAAGCAAGGACAGCCTGCTCAAAAAACAATCTTCTACATCCTACATATATCCTGCAGATGGGCAAATTCAAACCTCTGACGATGGAGGAACTTTTATTATAGTTAAAGAGAAAACTAATATTCTCAGTCCCTGTGATGGAAAGGTAGCAGAAATTATTAAAAAAGGTGAAACTTTTGATGTTGTCATACAGCAAGGTAGCAGGATACTTTATAGGATTGAAAACATTAATGTTTTAAACGTTCAAAAAGGGGAAGTTTTAAAAAAAGGTGAGATAATAGGATATAAGCTGCCATTTGACCTTGTGGGAAAAGATTTTATATATTTTAAGAGAGAAGAAATAATGTAG
- the sigG gene encoding RNA polymerase sporulation sigma factor SigG has protein sequence MNKVEICGVNTSTLPVLSHEEKLELLKRMKEGDKEARRIFIEGNLRLVLSVVQKFANRGENLDDLFQVGCIGLIKAIDNFDLSQNVKFSTYAVPMIIGEIRRYLRDNNSMRISRSLKDTAYKALKIKEKYINNNQKEPTLEEIAKELSITKEELVFALDSIQEPISLYEPVFQDSTDTMYVVEKLCDHKSCENVWLEEISLKDALSRLTKREKEILYLRYYKGKTQMEVARIVGISQAQVSRIEKSAIGHIKKYI, from the coding sequence TTGAACAAGGTAGAAATTTGTGGTGTGAACACATCAACACTCCCCGTTTTGAGCCATGAAGAAAAGCTTGAACTTTTAAAAAGAATGAAAGAAGGGGACAAAGAAGCACGACGAATTTTTATTGAAGGAAATTTGAGGCTTGTTTTGAGCGTTGTACAAAAGTTTGCAAACAGGGGCGAGAACTTAGACGATTTGTTCCAGGTAGGGTGCATTGGTCTTATAAAGGCAATTGACAATTTTGACCTTTCTCAGAATGTAAAGTTTTCAACTTATGCGGTGCCGATGATAATCGGGGAGATAAGAAGATATCTGAGGGATAACAATTCTATGAGAATTTCGAGGTCTTTGAAAGATACAGCATATAAAGCTTTAAAAATAAAGGAAAAATATATAAATAATAACCAAAAAGAGCCGACATTAGAAGAGATAGCAAAAGAACTCTCAATCACCAAAGAAGAGCTTGTTTTTGCGCTTGATTCCATTCAAGAACCGATATCTCTTTATGAGCCAGTGTTTCAGGATAGTACCGACACAATGTATGTTGTGGAAAAACTCTGCGACCACAAATCATGCGAAAATGTTTGGCTTGAAGAGATTTCGCTCAAAGATGCTCTTAGCAGGCTCACAAAGCGCGAGAAAGAAATTTTGTATTTGCGTTATTATAAAGGAAAAACCCAGATGGAGGTAGCGAGAATTGTAGGAATTTCACAGGCACAGGTGTCAAGAATTGAAAAAAGTGCAATAGGACATATCAAGAAGTATATTTAA
- a CDS encoding RNA-binding domain-containing protein: MDKYKLKMLLESDEGPKLDFKQSLSLETDGEKKELVKDVIAIANSRGGRGYIIFGVEDKTKRIVGIKDENISEEKIQQIISSRCDPPVSIKFEIVEYNDKKLGVLTIYKSSLRPHQMVQNGVFYIRRGSTTDVARREEIASMFEESGSVNFEMSIVRNANLNDLEPELISIFFKRSGISSEWDNLILLESFGIVQRDRENNNLYPTLAGILVFGKYPERFLPSAYLTIEFFDQIQIICGNIYSIIKKTINFFTQKYPQKDLWALFEAIGNALVHRDYYDLTRCTAVKISERSIEVANPGCLLESNMIFSMGREIIPRRRNPWIYQKMIILDDSNLFLKAGKGISRIRKTYPNVKIININSQNTFKIILPPIDKL; the protein is encoded by the coding sequence ATGGATAAGTACAAGCTTAAAATGCTACTTGAGTCTGATGAGGGACCGAAACTTGATTTTAAACAGTCTCTTTCGCTTGAGACAGATGGTGAAAAGAAAGAGCTTGTAAAAGACGTCATTGCCATTGCAAATTCAAGAGGTGGAAGGGGCTATATCATCTTTGGGGTTGAAGATAAGACAAAAAGAATTGTTGGAATTAAAGACGAGAACATCTCTGAAGAAAAAATTCAGCAAATAATCTCAAGTAGGTGTGACCCACCTGTATCAATTAAATTTGAGATTGTAGAGTACAATGATAAAAAACTTGGCGTACTCACAATATACAAAAGCAGTCTAAGACCTCATCAGATGGTCCAAAACGGCGTGTTTTATATAAGACGCGGGTCAACAACAGACGTTGCAAGAAGAGAAGAGATAGCTTCCATGTTTGAAGAAAGCGGCAGCGTCAATTTTGAGATGTCTATTGTAAGAAATGCAAATTTAAATGACCTTGAACCTGAGCTAATCTCTATATTTTTTAAAAGAAGTGGCATCTCATCCGAGTGGGATAACTTAATTTTGCTTGAAAGTTTTGGGATTGTCCAAAGAGATAGAGAAAATAATAATCTTTATCCTACCTTAGCAGGTATTCTTGTGTTTGGAAAATATCCAGAGAGATTTTTGCCGTCAGCGTATTTGACAATTGAATTTTTTGACCAAATTCAGATTATTTGTGGTAACATATATAGTATAATCAAAAAGACTATAAATTTTTTTACTCAGAAATATCCTCAGAAGGACCTGTGGGCTTTGTTCGAAGCAATTGGAAATGCACTTGTTCACAGGGATTATTATGACCTGACAAGATGCACGGCAGTCAAGATTAGTGAGAGAAGCATTGAAGTTGCAAATCCCGGATGTCTTCTTGAGAGCAATATGATATTTAGTATGGGTAGGGAAATTATACCAAGACGTCGGAATCCGTGGATTTATCAAAAAATGATAATTTTAGACGACAGTAATCTCTTTTTGAAAGCCGGCAAGGGAATATCAAGGATAAGAAAAACATATCCAAATGTGAAGATTATAAATATAAACTCACAGAATACATTTAAAATAATATTGCCACCTATTGATAAACTGTAA
- the trpS gene encoding tryptophan--tRNA ligase, with translation MRRVLSGTRPTGILHLGNYFGAIESWVKLQDEYECFFFVADWHALTTGYEDTSNLREYTKQVVIDLLACGLDPKKCTIFVQSHVPQHAELHLLFSMITPLSWLYRCPTYKDQMRELKERNIATYGFLGYPCLQAADILIYKAELVPVGEDQLPHLELTREIARRFNFLYGQTFPEPQAILNTVKVLVGTDGRKMSKSYGNTIALSEDLESVRKKVMNMVTDPARIRKNDPGHPEVCTVFAYHQIFSPETVSETEEDCRQGKIGCVECKKRLFENISRFLEPIQSKRRELENDLDYVLGVINEGARKAREIASRTLQEAKDRAGLL, from the coding sequence ATGAGACGAGTTTTGTCTGGTACACGACCAACAGGTATTTTGCATCTTGGCAACTATTTTGGTGCTATAGAAAGCTGGGTAAAACTTCAGGATGAATATGAATGTTTCTTTTTTGTTGCAGATTGGCATGCGTTGACAACCGGATATGAGGACACTTCGAATTTAAGAGAATATACAAAACAGGTTGTTATAGACCTTTTGGCATGCGGTCTTGACCCGAAAAAATGTACAATATTTGTGCAGTCGCATGTTCCACAGCATGCTGAGCTTCATCTTTTGTTTTCAATGATAACGCCTCTTTCTTGGCTCTACAGGTGTCCAACTTACAAGGACCAGATGAGGGAGTTAAAAGAGAGAAACATTGCAACATATGGGTTTTTGGGATATCCATGTCTTCAGGCAGCTGACATATTGATATACAAAGCAGAGCTTGTGCCAGTTGGTGAGGACCAGCTTCCGCATTTGGAGCTGACACGAGAGATTGCAAGAAGGTTTAACTTCTTATATGGCCAGACTTTTCCAGAACCACAAGCAATTCTTAACACTGTAAAGGTGCTTGTTGGGACGGATGGGCGCAAGATGAGCAAGAGTTACGGAAATACAATTGCGCTTTCTGAAGACTTGGAAAGTGTAAGGAAAAAGGTAATGAACATGGTAACAGACCCTGCAAGGATTCGCAAAAACGACCCTGGACATCCTGAAGTGTGCACAGTCTTTGCATACCATCAGATATTCAGCCCAGAGACTGTATCAGAGACAGAAGAGGACTGCAGACAGGGTAAAATAGGTTGTGTTGAGTGCAAAAAGAGGTTATTTGAAAATATTTCAAGGTTTTTAGAGCCAATTCAGTCAAAAAGAAGAGAGCTTGAAAATGACCTTGACTATGTTTTGGGAGTTATAAATGAAGGTGCAAGAAAGGCAAGAGAAATAGCATCAAGAACATTACAAGAAGCAAAGGACAGGGCAGGTCTGTTATGA